GTGGTGGTGAACTACCCGGCGCCGCAAGTGAGTGATAACTGTCCTGGCGAGAGTGTGGTGTGTGTGCCGCCATCGGGGAGTTGTTTCGGCTTAGGCGTGACGACGGTGAGTTGCACGGCGACCGATGCCAGTGGCAACACCGCGAATTGTTCATTCGTGGTGACGACCTTTGACATCTGCATTCAGGATGACAGCAATGCGACAACGGTGCTGTTACTCAACAGCCTGACGGGCGATTATGTGTTCTGTTGTGGCGTCGATAAATAC
This genomic stretch from Acidobacteriota bacterium harbors:
- a CDS encoding HYR domain-containing protein; protein product: VVVNYPAPQVSDNCPGESVVCVPPSGSCFGLGVTTVSCTATDASGNTANCSFVVTTFDICIQDDSNATTVLLLNSLTGDYVFCCGVDKYFGKGTVTKKGGLVTFVHNPVDRKVQASIDKTLNRATATLQAPPGVTRCTIMDRNITDNGCNCVLPNNQRPGTTP